The DNA region GTGGGCCCGTGGCCTCTCCCAGGAACAGAGTGCAGACGacatcttcccttctttctccttttccgtGGCTTCCAAATTTCCCTCAACAGATAGGACTTTAGCGCGATTCAGGACGAGTGGaaacctctctctccccaccaaaaGCGTTGATTTTTTTAACGTTGTTTCTTAAATTAGGCTTTTCGATAAACCCtaagcccaacggggggctcagactcatgaccctgagacctgGACCcccacgctccaccgactgagccagccaggtgcccccaacagtGGCTCTGAACGGCGACCCCGAGGCCGGGCGCTCACCTTGACCTGGCTGGAGGAGTCGTAGCGGACCCTCTGCCGGCTCCGGCTTGCCTTGCTCATCAGCAGCTTGCCTGTCCGGAAGTCAAAGGTGCTCAGGTCCATGGAACCGCCCAGGTAGCGGGCCAGCTGCGGCTTGCTCCGGAACTTCTTCCCACTGGGGCTGCGGGCAGAGAGGGGGTCAGCGGCGGGCAGGCGCGCCGGGCCGACCCCTGCCCCCAGCGCCGCCTCTCGGCCGGGGCCCCCGGCAGACGCCGGCACCGCGGGAGGAACGCACCGACGGGACAAGGCCGGGGCCCAGCCCTGGGAGCCCGGCTGACGTTTCAGAACTCCCGGAAGCAGGATTAGGCCATGTTCTGGAGAAAAGAGCCCGGGATAGCAGGTGCTCTAACAACAGTCTCCTTCTCGTGGGTACCACGTCGGGGACTGGGGTGTCCTGGGGGTGGGACCCGTCAGGAAACCGAAGACCAGGTGCCACGAAGCCCCGGCCGTGAAGCTCTGCGCCCTTGCTCACCTTGTGGACGGACCGGGGGCCACCTGCCTGTCTGGGGAGCTACGGACACGGAGCACAGGGCTGCAGTGCCAAGGAGCTACAAAGGGCCCGCACGGGGCCCGGAGGCGTTAGGGACGACAGCTGGGATCGCCGACTGGCGCGGCCACTGTGGACAAGCCAGGCGGCTCCTCCAACGACCGGACGGCAGCCCCACGCTCAACATCTACCTCAGGCCGGGCAAATACACGTCCACGCAAAACTGCCACCCGGAGGTGTTCGGAGCAGCGGGGTTCGTAGCAGGCACGAAGTGAAAACAGCCCAACTCTCCGTCGATGAACAGACATCATGTGTCCACTGTGCACAGTAATGTCCCTCGGCCGCCAGCAGGAGCGAGGCGCCCACACCCGGTGCCCCGAACGCacgacgctcagggagggaaccagacacGAGAGGCCACGCGACATGTGAGCCCGCGTGCGTGAAGCGTCCAGAACGGGCTCATCCACGGACGGGAAGGGGGCTCGTGAGGGCCGGGGCTCCTCTTGGGGGCAATGGAACGTTTTAAAGTTGGCCGTGGTGATGGCCGCATGACTGTGATATACCACAATCTATCGGCTTGCACACTTTAAGCAGGTAAGCTGTGCGGTCTGCGGCTCGCCTCTCCCTCAAGCTGCCAGAAGCAGCACTTGTGTGGTACCCAGCAGGCCTGGTGCCTTTCCAAGCACGTCATTGCTGCCAACGCGATGAGCAGTCACTCTCCGTAACAGCTCATCAGTCTGAGATCGGTGAgggtttattttgttcatctCCCCTGCAGAGGCTCTGGGATGAGCCCCTAATTCAAGCAACTGCCTgtctgctccccgcccccgccactcTGCTAGGGACAATGGAGGGTCGTGGGACCTGGTACGGCCAGAAGGAAGCCCCTCCTACGACGCCAGGACCCCAGCGTGTGGCCAGCTGCGCTCTGGGAACCCCCACCAGGAGCTCCGCACAGGCAGGGCTGCGGCTGCAGACCGTGCTGTTCCCCTGGGCCTGGCCACGTGTGCCGGGCCCAGGCGCCCAGCACGGAGAGCTCCTGGCGGCCCGGGGTCCCAAGGCTGCTGGGGACCCTCCgggaagattttcttttctaggaCGCTGTGCTGGTTGATGCGACCAGAGCCTATGGTGCCCAGGGCCGTGGGAAGGAACCTGGGTCAAATACAGCcgcacagagggaggaggggacccCGCGAAACACTCGCCAGCATCTCTTGGCCTCCAGTCACCTGCGCTTGCTACACGAGAACAGGAACTAGACACAGGGCACAGAGAAGTGGCTGCTTAGAACTGGCGTGTGGCGGCATTGGGCACTGGTGGCTGGGGGGTCTGGGGctctcttggagaatgttctaaaACCGACTGTGGAGGTTGCCGTACCCATGTGTGAAAACTATTCAGTCGCGCATTTTAAATGGGTGATCTATGAGGTGTAGATCCTAATCTCAAAAAAGgtgtttaagaaaaaacaaaagaacagacaaaAAGTGTGTTAGTAGattccagaggctgggggaggcatGGGGGGGGGGCAAAGCTAACAGGCATAGGCCTCACTTTGggtgatggaatgttctagaactatgtagtggtgatggctgcacaactttgtgaatgtaCTGAAAACCACCGAATAGGACACTTTTAAAGGATGGATCAGAGAGAATGTGGATTATGTCCCAACTTTTAACAAAGGTTCTAGATATCTGTATTAACAGAGGAAGACGTCCctgatattttattgagaaacacacacacacacacacacacacccctaacaACCCTGGATTTAACAAAACTGCACACACAGGAATAAAAGAGCACAGACCAGGGGCTAGAAGCATGGGGACGGAGTGGGGACGGAGCGCTGCGGGCTGGCCCCTGTCACGTGGCTGGCTGTGGGGACACCAGCCAGCACCGAGCCCAGAGCCTCAGGCCAGAGGAGATGGACGCAGGCCCAAAAGGCAGCCCCCCTTCTCGTCTGTAGAAAGGGCTGCTGTGAGGGTCGCCTGGACCAGAGAGTGGGCACTGACACCCGTGAGGCCCTGACAACAAAGTGCACCTGCTTACAGCCAACCTCACCCTGCTGCccaaggaaggggggggggggggggggaggcgatGTGCTAAGCACCTTCTGCTCTTCCTGAGCAATGAGATCTTCTGGTGGATTCCTCTCTACTCTACACTCCTCCAAAGAATGAGCCCTGAGGACAGGGTACTAACATCCCACAAACCCTCAGCTTCCTGCCTGGGCAAAACTGTCACGCGGTGAGCTTATTTTCACGATACAGAGGAGACGCGGCTGCGGCCTGATGCTCCCGCCGCCCACCCCCCAATCTCAGCAGAGCCCGGTCTTTGAGCTACAACGATGGGAGTGGTGTGAGGTCACCCCGCCTCTCCTGTGTGACAATCTGGCAAAGCACGCACTCGCTTCCTCCACTCTCTGGACAAGGAAATCGAGACCCACCGATTCCTAGGGACAAGGCTTGGATCCCAATCCAGGCCTGACTCAAAGCCCTTATGTTCTGCCTTCCCTCTGCATTAAGAGATTTCGAAAAGTCCATCCGTGCTCTTGCCTGGTTGCCTGGTTGAGCGGGAGCCCCAACAGGTGAAGAGGCCACAGACACCTGTTCCACAAAACATCACGGGTTCCCGATCACATCCCCCCACAAACCTCCTACCCGTCGGGAGGGAAGGTGACACCCACCTGCCTGGTGGGTCATCCAGACCAATGACTTGGGGATGGCGCTGGACCctaccccttcttcctcccctcagGCCCACCTCTGGGTTATCCGTCCGGCCCGTTTGGAGCTTTTCCCCACCGCCAGAACCCCAAGCTCAGGTCTAGGGCCTCAGAGTAAGGTCCCATTTGGCCGAGGCCCAAAGAGGCCCACACACAGGCGGGGACGGAGGCAGAGCAATGTTATTCTCAAGGTTTCCGGCCATGCTGACCTCGGCTCGGCCTCCCAGGTTCTCTGCACAGGATGCCCTCTGCCTGGAGAGCTCCTCCCAGCTCCACTGTCAGTGCTCAGCTCTGCGTCACCTCTTCAGGGAGGCCCTCGCTGAGCTGCCCCAGCCTCAACCCAGCACCCCATTACTGGTCCTCACAGACCCCTGGACTTCTCAGTGTAGGCCACCACCTGTAACTACGGGAGTAACAGGGTGCCAGCGGATGCTGTCACCCAGGGGAAGAAGGTCTCACTCCCATCCGACTGAAGGGCCAGGACCCAGCAGGTGCTGCAGAGGGTGTCTGTTAAATTAACAAAGGACTAGAGCTGGAGAGACCCGCTTCTTCGGCCTTTACACCTAAAAAGAAAAGCCGACGCACAAGCATGCTTGGAATTAAACCAAGCAGGTGGTTCCCAAACTGAGACCTCCTCACTAACCCAGCAGGACAGAACCGCAAAGATTCAGGCTTTCTAAACAGTCAGAAAGAGAGTGACGTCGCAGACCGCAGCAGTGGACATGTCCCCAAGAGACGCTGCTTGTGGCTCCACGAGGTCAACGCTGGAAGTCACAGGGTCCCTGCTCTTTTTGGAACCCAGAACCTGAGCGGGTACTGGACGAGCTGccattccttccctgctcacttccCTCACTCCTTCCCAAACGGGGCTGGCAAAGGCCCACGAGGGACTCAAGTGCTGGGTGGACAGCACAGCACTCCCGGCCCTCTAGGCATCACCCGGGCAGTTTCTGGGCCCTTGACCAGTGGCACGACCCCCAGCACCGGCCCGCCTTCGACACGTGGCGGGTGTCCCTCTTTACTTTGTTAGAGACCTGAACGTGCCCACCCAGGATCCTGAAGCCAGGGGGAGACAGCCATCAAAGCTGGCTCAGAAACAAAAGCATCTTCCACCAATCGGAGAGAAAAAACgagggagaaggaaaacagcAGGTGGCCAACTGTCTGGGGCTGGGCTGCCAGCCGCCCACTAATTCTTTATTCCGCCGAGAACCTTCCTCGCCATCTCTCCCCGGCCAACGGCAGCCCCTCCTTGCaatctgggggaggggtgctcaCGAAGTCTCGCGCCTCCTGTCTTTGAGACTGGAGGGGCCACGACTCACGGGAGCGGCGGTCTCGGAGGGGGCCCGTGGATGGCGGAGGGGCGGCCCCTTCAAACACGCGGCCCCGGGGAGGGCCCCCGCCACCCCGGGAAGGGCCCCGGCCCCCCAGAGCGTCCCCGCCTCGGGCTGCGCGCGCCCCGTCGATCCGAGGgagagcccagcccccacccccgcctcccagcGGCGTCTGGCCCGCGCCGGGCGCCCCTCGCCCCGCCAGCGGGCCTGCTGCGGCCGCGGGAACAAAGGCCACCGCCCGCCCGGCGCCGACCCGCGCTCCACGCGGCCGCGGGAAGGGGGGGCACGCACGCGCACTGGACTGGGGCCGCCGCGCGCcggcacgcacgcacgcacgcacgacGCACGCGCGGGCCCAGGCCGCAGCCCGGGTCGAGGCGCCCAGGCCGCCGCAGAGGCCGCTGGGAGGCGCCCGTTGGGGCCCTGCCCGGCCGGCACGTTCATTCACCTATAGTAAAAGACATCCCTGTGGCCGGCCGACAGCCCCGACCTTCTGGGCacttcttccctctcccagccctgcggGAGCGCCGGGCACTCCCACCTCTTCCGCTCCATCGCGCCCGGCTCCtcggcccgccgccgccgccgccgccgcccggacccccgctcgccgccgccgcctcagCTGCctccgctgccgccgccgccgccacttGCCGCGGCTGTTCCGGCCCGCGGgcccccgccctccgcccccAGCCGGGCACGCGCCGGCTTTGCCGCCCTCTCGGCCCCCTCCCCGCGCTCGCCAGCCCCCGCTCGGGGGGCCCGCTCCGCCCACCCGCCCGCGCGGGGCCCCGTGCTGCGCAGGCGCCGCGCGGGTCCCACCCCGcggccgccggccccgccccacgGCGGCGGCCCCAATCAGCGCGCGGCCAGGGGTGGGGCCGGCGGCGGCGCGcggtcccccccgccccgccccgcgcctgCGCCCTCGGCCCCACGACCTGCCAGCAGCCGGACCGCCCCGCGCCCGCGCGCTGTCCGGTCCTGGGTTCTGCCTCTCGTCCCGTGCCCCCAGGTCCCCGCTCGAATCCCGGGTTACCCGCTCCAGTGTCGGGCCTCCATCCGTCCCACCGTCCCCCTGGTCTCCCAGCCTCCGGGCACCGTCGGTGGCCGCCGCCCTCCACGCCCCAAATCGCTCCCACCGCCTTTCTAACGCCTCCGAATCGAGGAGTCAGCCCCCCTCTCCCGGCTCCACCTTTAGTACGGAGGCCTTCCGTCCCCGGGTCTGGGACCTTCCTACGGAATCTCTCGCCTCCACTTTtgacccctccccccaagcccTTCCTGGCCGCGGCGAGAGACCCGGTGGATTccccctctcggcccctcctgtGGCTGGCCCAGGGCGGGTGTTGAAGGAAAGACGCTTGAACGAGTGGACAGGGCTGTGACCAGTCCCGGGGGAAGGCTGAGTCTCCCGACGGGCCTGACCTGGCGTCCGGTCCCTGTGTGAGAGAggagcagggcggggggtgggaccTGCTCGGCTGAGGACGGCGGAGGGCCGGGGTCTTCACTGCCCTGGAGCCCTGTGATCACGCTCGGGTCGGAGCCAGGTCCTCGTCGGGCAGCCCCAGACCACCGCGTGGAGGGCAGGAGTAACTCGTTTGCTTCATGTTTTGAGGTTAAGTGTAGCTTCTGACAGTTCCTTACGCCCCCTTTCTTCCTGCGGTCTCACAGGTAAAAGGGCAAAGCGGTCAGGCTGGCACGCTGAGCGGTCACCGTGCAAAGCTGGTTTGGGCACTGGTTCCTGGCTGGAGAGTTCAGGCCAGGACGTCAGGACCCTGGCCTTTGTGGAGGGCAATACTCGTAACTACAGCGGGTCTTTTTCTCGCTTGTACGATTTTATTTAAGAACTAGTTAAACAAAGGTATGGGTGGTTATTGCAGTCAGTGAACCCACGTGAAGGCACATAAAGGAAAAGGTATGAACGTTCTTGTGTCGGAGGCCCCTGGTACCGCTCCCAGGCCCTGCTTTCTAGTTTTGGGGTgcatatccagaagtgggattgctgggttaCACTGTAATTCTAGGTTATTTTTAGAACTGTCCATCTGCTTTCCACGGCACCTGCCCCACTTCACATTCCTGCCAGTGATGCATGAAGGCTCCCTATTTTGCCACATCCTTGCTaatgttattttctgggttttgataGTACAGTATTGATGGATGTGTACCGTGGGGTCATAAGATTTGACCTTAAGAACCACCATTGAGGGGCgctgcccggctggctcagtcagtggggcatgtggctcttgatctcagggttgagttagccctacattgggtgtggagcctacttataaacagaacaaaaaaaccaaaacaccaccACAATAAAGAAACAGTCAAAAATGCTCCCTAGGTAGCGCCCCTCCACCCTTCTCCTCGGGCATCCAGCCTGTCAGCCCTCGCTTGCTTCTCAGGGAATCTGACCCCCTCAAGCCCAGGCTGTCTGCAGAGCATAGACACGGGGCCTGTGAACATCGTGGGGCCCAAGCCCCTGGGATTGCCCCCTGAAGGGCTGGTCCAGGGCCTTTGTGAGCAGGCACGGAATTTACGGGGAGGGTGGACATGATGGGGGTgccagcagagaggagaggctgggagccCTAGGAAGGGGGACGGGCAGTGGTGCTCCCCTCCTGGCTTGCTGGAACTTTGCTCTTTGGAAACGAGCTCCCTTTcctgggctggctggctggcgcAGGCCCCGAGCAGACACCCTCTCCTGCCCATCTACACCAAGGtaagaaacagaaaccaaaccAGCTGACATGTGAGGAGGCAGGCCTCTCCCTTCAGTACTGTGAACACTGGGGCTGGGTGACTGGGGGCCGTCCTGGTCACCACGGAGCGTTGAACAGCATCCCTCACACCACCCAATTGATGCCAGCACGGATGTTCCCAGCCTGCAGTCCCTGAGCTGGTAGGAGGCCTGCCTGGCACTCAGCAGGGGTGTGGCATGGAAAGCTGTGCCAAAGACCTCAAGTCTGCTGTAACTACTGTAACCAGTTAAGATGAATGCAAAAACCTGTGACACACGAAATGccaacttgtatttatttataagtgatctctacagccaatgtggggctcagactcatgaccctgagatgaagagtcacaagctctaccaactgagccagccgggcatcTCTAAGATGtcaaatttttgttatttctccAAAACGTCAAATTTTTAGATAAAGGATTGAATAGCGCTGTGCTGAGCCATTTTGGAGCCCAAGACAAAATGAAAGAGTTGTGACCCCGCCCCCCTCAGGACTTAAAGTGGTTGGGAAAGCattaaaacactgaaaagttgtacgggtgcctgggggggctcagccggtcAAGCGGCCGACCCGAttccagctcaggttatgatcttggggttcgGGAGTTTGAGTCTGGCAAagggctctgtagtgacagcatggggccagcttgggattttctctgtccctcccctgcttgctctctaagTCAAGTTTTAAAGAATACCgaaaagttgtattttaaaaaaatatttatttttgagagcgagtgagcgtgtgcaagcaggggagggacagaaagagggagacgggggaacgctgacagcagagacccagatgtggggctcaaactcatgagcctgagccaaagccagacgcttaacagactgaaccacctgggtgtCCCTGAAAAGCTGTATTAAAACTCACagtaatttgtttaaatattgtatttataacAGAGTCTGAGTTAGAATTCGACTTCTCTGGCTTTCATGGAAGCAAACTCagctatattttcattaaaaccattaaacattacaaaaacacacaaaattgtGGGAATAGGGGCACaagtttctttctgcttcagGTCATGCTACGACTCAGCACAGCCCTGGGGCTGTGGACTATCCAGCCCCTGCGTCAGTTGGGAACTGttaaaaaagcagaagcagaaaaacTTAGCAACTCACTTATCTCAGAGCTGTTCACTTGTGTTTAAGCGACAGACATTATTTATACGTGTGCAGTGACATTGTGACACAGGTGTTGTTATGGCGGCATCGACAGGATTTAACAGACCAGTTAAGTGTTGGTACTAGGCACCCATCTCACAGCCACAGACATTGTCTGCGGTGCTACGGGCCCCAGGAAAAGGGCCTTGGCTAAAAAAATGATGTGCAGAAGAGGGGATCACAAACGCCAGTACTTGAGTTGAAACGTCCAGCGGTTCTGAACGTGTCCTCCGCCACGTCGATTCTGTGCTAAAGCTCTAGTCCCGAGTGTGGCTGCTGGAGACGGGCCCCAGGGTGTGTGATGCGGGGAAAGCAAGGTCAGAAGGGTCAGGCCCTGTCCAGATAGGGTTTGCGTCCTCAGAGACttgctgtccctccctccctgcacaggtacactgaggaaaggccacgtgaggacacagcaagaaggcagctggcAGTCTGCAACTCGGGAAGCAGGAACTTCCTAGAAACAAGCCCTGCCAGAACCTGGATCTcaacttccagcccccagaatgGAGAACATTTTTATCCTGTTGCTAGAGCCACCCAGTCTGGTGTTTTGTAAGGGCAGACTAACAGAACAGCTGTGTTCACAAATGTGCACGGATGTGCACACTGCACTGTTTctagaattttccagaactgggcaggagggagagaacgGACTGTGTGCCACAGGTCCTTCTGTACCTGCTCATTTTTGTGACCTTCATGTGATGGGTTAACATGTCTGCAAGGTCTGAGAGTCTTCCCAAGTTCTCCTCCCTTGGAGTGAGGATTGGATGTGGGCTCGTGCTTCTGACAGGTGTGGACGAGGTGATGATGGAGACACTTCTGGGGAAAGGTCACTAAAGACCCATGGTGTCCACCTGCAGAGATGAAAAGTGGCCCCCAAGGTCCCTACAGGAGGGCACCCACGCGAGCACCTCCTCCCGCCCCGGTCCAGCCTCGGATGCCTTAACTGCTTCCTCCTGAGCCATCCGGAGCCGGGACCACCCGACTCAGTTACTGCTAAATTCTTGCCCACAGAAACCCAGGGGTAATAGATGTTTGCTGTTTTACACCAGGTTGTGGGGAAATTTCTTAAGGTAGCGATAGGTACGCTTTACAGGTATTACCCATTAAGCATCTTAAGTAACCAACTTCTGCCGGCCATTGAGAAATTTCTAATTTGCAAAATTTTGGAACTGAAAGGACCCCAGGGGTCGGTCACTCAAGCCACCAGGGCTGCGGTGAAGGTTACCAAGTCGCCAGCATGACCACGTCGGGTGGGGGGCGGGTTTCAGAGCACGGTTTAATGCTGTGTGCATTCAAACATGAAAGCTGTTGTCAGAAACAGAGTCCTGAGTCACGCTGGGCTGTTCCAGGCACCACAGGACCTCACGTGGGAGGGGGCAGCACCGCAGACACCTGGAGGGGAGACGGCAGGGTGAGCCCCCGGCTCCTGCTCTTGTAGGAAAGGAGGCGCTGAGTGGTGATGAGGGACAGACGCCACTGTCGGGCTCCAAAATCAAATCCGGTGATGCCGCTTGGCTGCCGCAGGCCCGGGGCCCTTCTGGAAGATGGGGACGTAGGAGGCGCTGCAGCCTGTCATGCGGACTGCAGACTGGCACACAGGCAGGCCAGCAGCGGTGGGTCAGctcccccctgccccgcttgtAAAATGGGGTATCCCTCCATCAGGCCCGGGGCTGGGCCGACCGGGGCGGCATGGTGTGGGATGCGCAGTCAGCCCCCGGGCTGGCCGTGCGGGGGCACTGCCCCTTCCCCGGTCCCACGCCCAGGGGTGCTGGTTGGCAGTTCTGCGTTGGCGGGCAGGAGGTGCGTGCAGGGCCCAGCCCAGAGCTCCACCCTCGGGCAGGATTCAGGATTCTCCAGGGCCAACGGTGCAGGTGAGCCTCCCGGACCTGCCACCCCAGCTCTGGGGGTGTGGAGAAGCAGCCCCACGGAAGCCCCCTCTGCCACGCGGGAACCGCAGGGTTCACCTGCTGACGGCTGCCAAAACTTACCACAGGGATCCGAGGAGGGTCAGTCTCACTAATCGTCCTTCTTAAACTTGCCGTTGATGTAGGGCACCCAGTCCAGAATGAGCCGCCAGTCTGTGGCCCACACCAGCCCCACGGTGCCCACGGCGCCCCACATGCCTGCTGTGGGAATCCTGCCAGAGGACAGCGGGGGTCAGGTCCTGCCCGGAATCTCCCTCCCAGCTGTATTTCTGGGTCTCTCCCCGTCCCCAGCTGCCACTGATTCagcgcccaccccccacccccccaggccctgcccggTGTGTGCAGACCCTCTGACAGCTCCACGGGGTGGGCACACAGCAGAAGAGCCTGAGTGGCCTTCACTCCCATCTGCTTTTACACTGGGAtcttcttaaggttttttttgggggggagggggggatttgcttaaaaaaacttaaaacccCAAGCTCATAACCACCCGTCACGATAGCTAATGTCTGCATGCAGGCACCAACTATGAGGTTTACAGTTGACTCATGACGGCCATAGGACTGAGGGGAGTATCAGGGTCTTGGTCTTACAGACGCGGAGCACACAGCACAGGAAGAGCAGGTCACTACCCCAAGGATACTCGGCCACATGGTACAGATCCAGGGCACCGAGCTGAGTCTAGCTCTGACCCACCATGCCCACTCCTCACTATGTCCTGTGATTTGTGGGAGTCCACAGTGGCTCCCACAGTCCCCCCTGATGTTCATGCCTGGTGTACCTCCCCCCTCGGCGCCTGGGCACGACCCAGTGTCTGGTCTGTAATGAGCGAGGCTCGCAGGGGCGACCTTATGAACACAAGCTTCCGGCACAGGAGCTCTGGCTTGCTCCTGCTCTCTTTGGGGGAAGCCAGCGGCCACCTGGGCTGCCCTACAGAGGAGCCCACATGGCAGAGAACTGAAGGCGCCCCTCCAGCAATCACACACTCGAGCCTGGGAAGACCCCCGAGCAGAGTCTTTGGACGAGACTGCAGCCTCCTGAGACTGTGTGGTGGCTCCAGCCCAGGGGTGCCCGCATCCTTGACCCACACAGACTGGGACAGGATACGTGCTGGTAGTTTGAAGCTGCCCGCTCTGCAGAGCCACTAGCTATGTAGCTATTCCAGGTCCGTCCTCACCTGGCCGGATCGTGGTCAGCCGCGCGCCTGGGACGGTGGGGGTGAGGGCTGGAAGGCCCCCCACCTCGCCAGTGACGACCCCGAGTGCGGCCCACGCCCCCCACCTGGCGCCTCGGTGGGCTCACGGGTTATTGCTGATGTGGGCACAGGTTCTCGGCTCAACTTTTCCTGCCGCCGCCCCACGGCGGCGAGGCTTAGTGATGTCCCAGGAGCCTTCCCTCTAGGGAGGGTGTGCGCCACCCGCCCCGTGTCCCTGGTGTGCCCGCGGGCACCCGAGCCGGGGGTGCTGCAGAGACCCGGCGGCCGTGTGCGCCCAGGCGGAGGTCAGGAGCCTGCCGCTCCGCCGCTCTGCGCCTGTCCCATCTGGGACCCGGCTCCAGAAGGGGTCCCGG from Panthera leo isolate Ple1 chromosome A2, P.leo_Ple1_pat1.1, whole genome shotgun sequence includes:
- the LOC122213703 gene encoding cytochrome b-c1 complex subunit 10, which produces MLSRFLGPRYRELARNWIPTAGMWGAVGTVGLVWATDWRLILDWVPYINGKFKKDD